A single genomic interval of Helicoverpa armigera isolate CAAS_96S chromosome 13, ASM3070526v1, whole genome shotgun sequence harbors:
- the LOC110384359 gene encoding uncharacterized protein LOC110384359 isoform X1 — protein sequence MLMVQTNTQPMKNNKIKGPPPVPPRPNQSVVAEALAKTRKAVADSKASFTKSRAFSKQDNHYTSKAKTLDRANTVSESTVSPKQNGLARVKSFIRDVISDRSSSSDERKSSGQNSRRSSSDSSSIPTPTSNKKSNESLNSKAVKTCRQILVRSLSTSNKLDQDSKCKVSKSSSFAEKTLPLRKAPPPPLSPKPKLKPMKPLSINKSPVHSSKSKISPEISPYSSPIDAKPPQCPVSEAPYASVEEVQEFDDRLRNSPSKQIKTPPVTPTESGSPKVDDSVNKNNNSLERKTSRVTEMLISEIIASRNNNKDEAHTVIDKGKDGLTNGNHSPEMEMMKDMNNHEMLIYELQTMRSQSNVPETLDAPEYAEANGQCDSEDSEQNYAMSSVTSGNTDDDQAYAYILDDDLKSRLRKQFRAISTMSLQGLPPLPKSLSGFADGEPELQDTPSPPSDKPPTDLDSQLAYLKKEMASLRQLDLSLLSELWTLSEAMASWRRQLERGPRLRPAPPPPPPPHYLRT from the exons ATGCTGATGGTACAGACCAACACACAACCCATGAAGAACAACAAGATCAAAGGACCACCACCGGTGCCTCCGCGCCCCAACCAGAGCGTGGTAGCGGAGGCACTGGCAAAAACAAGGAAGGCCGTGGCGGACTCTAAGGCCAGCTTTACGAAATCGCGTGCCTTCTCCAAACAAGACAACCACTACACATCAAAAGCAAAAACTTTGGATAGGGCTAATACTGTCAGTGAATCAACAGTGTCACCCAAACAAAATGGATTAGCAAGGGTCAAGTCGTTCATTAGAGATGTGATCAGCGACCGAAGTTCTTCGTCTGATGAGAGAAAATCCAGTGGTCAGAATTCACGAAGAAGCTCCAGCGACAGCAGTTCTATTCCAACTCCAACATCGAATAAAAAGTCGAATGAATCGCTCAACTCTAAAGCAGTCAAAACATGCAGACAGATATTAGTAAGATCACTCTCAACATCGAACAAGTTAGATCAAGACTCGAAATGCAAAGTATCAAAGTCATCCAGTTTTGCAGAGAAGACACTACCATTACGAAAAGCACCTCCGCCACCGCTGTCTCCAAAACCTAAGTTAAAGCCAATGAAACCCTTGTCTATAAATAAAAGTCCTGTACATAGCAGTAAGTCCAAGATCTCACCAGAAATAAGTCCGTATTCGTCTCCTATAGACGCGAAGCCCCCGCAGTGTCCAGTATCTGAAGCACCATATGCATCAGTGGAAGAAGTTCAGGAGTTCGATGATCGACTACGGAACAGTCCttcgaaacaaataaaaacgccGCCGGTTACACCAACCGAGTCAGGAAGTCCGAAAGTTGACgatagtgtaaataaaaataacaactcgCTGGAAAGAAAAACATCGCGAGTCACAGAAATGTTAATTTCGGAGATCATTGCtagtagaaataataataaagacgAAGCTCACACTGTTATAGATAAAGGGAAAGATGGTCTGACTAACGGCAACCATTCTCCAGAAATGGAAATGATGAAGGACATGAACAACCACGAGATGTTGATATACGAGTTGCAGACGATGCGCTCGCAATCCAACGTACCTGAAACTTTGGACGCCCCTGAGTACGCTGAAGCAAACGGACAATGTGACTCCGAGGACTCTGAACAGAACTACGCCATGTCTTCAGTAACGAGCGGGAATACGGACGATGATCAGGCTTATGCGTACATACTCGACGATGACCTCAAGTCTAG ACTTCGTAAGCAGTTCCGCGCAATCAGCACCATGTCACTGCAAGGTCTGCCTCCCCTGCCGAAGAGTCTCAGTGGCTTCGCAGACGGGGAACCCGAGCTGCAGGATACTCCCTCCCCGCCGTCGGACAAACCCCCCACGGATCTCGACTCACAActcgcttatctcaagaaagaaATG